The DNA window AGACGACCCTCGCGGCGGAAGCGGGTGCCGACGCCGCGCTCGTCGTCACGCCGTTTTACTACGGCCACGACGAGGACACGATGGTCGAGTACTATCGCTCGGTGGCCAACGAGAGTCCGCTCCCCGTATACCTCTACAGCGTTCCGGCGTACACCAACGTCTTCCTGTCGCCCGAATCAGTCGGCGAACTCGCCGGACACGAGAACGTCGCCGGGATGAAGGATTCGAGCGGGAACCTGACGCGACTCCAGCGGGAACGCGCTCGCACGGAGGACGACGATTTCGACCTCCTCGTCGGGAGCGGGAGCGTCTACGCCGCCGGACTCGACGCCGGTGCCGACGGCGGCGTCCTCGCATTGGCGAGCGTCGCACCCGAGCGTGCCAGCGAAATCTACCGGCTTCACCGAGGCGGTCACGACGGACAGGCGCGGCGGTTGAACGCCAGTCTCGTCGAGTTGAATCGGGCGGTCACGAGCGAACACGGCGTCCCCGGAGCCAAGGCGGCGATGCGCGAACGCGGAGCACCCGCCGGGGAGCCGCGACGCCCGCATCGCCCCGCCTCTGAGGAGGTTCGGGCGGAAGTCGTCGAACTCGTCCGCGCCGCCGAGCGCTGACCGCGAAGCGAGGTTTCACGCCGGGCGATTCGGTACGTGTGACGACAGTTTCCGGAGGGAGAGTCAGAGAACAAACAGACAGATAAATGAGTGGATAAGGACAACAGTTTCGCCTCCTGT is part of the Haladaptatus paucihalophilus DX253 genome and encodes:
- a CDS encoding dihydrodipicolinate synthase family protein, which codes for MHGTGVPLLTPFDGEGALQEDDLRELVAWVEERGVDFIVPCGSNSEAELMSVEERARVVEIVAEEADVPVLAGTGHPGFRETLRQTTLAAEAGADAALVVTPFYYGHDEDTMVEYYRSVANESPLPVYLYSVPAYTNVFLSPESVGELAGHENVAGMKDSSGNLTRLQRERARTEDDDFDLLVGSGSVYAAGLDAGADGGVLALASVAPERASEIYRLHRGGHDGQARRLNASLVELNRAVTSEHGVPGAKAAMRERGAPAGEPRRPHRPASEEVRAEVVELVRAAER